The segment GCGTTCCTGGACCACTTCGCGCGGCGCTACCTGAGCCTCTACAACCGGGACACGGGGCAGACGAGCTGCATGATGCCGTCGCTCCTGTCGGACCTGACGCGCGCGCCGCCGGAGGTCCAGGCCGCGTTCAGCCAGGGCCTGGACGAGCTGGTGGACGCGGCGCAGGGCCAGCTCCCGGCGCGGGAGGGCGCGACGCCCCGGCAGCAGATGCTGGCCACGGTGGCGCTGTGCTTCGGTGCGATGACGCTCGCGCGGGCGACTGGTTCGCACGCGGTGTCGGCGGAGCTCCTCGACGCGGCCCGGGCGTTGCTGCTCGCGGGCGCTCCGGTGGAGGAGGCAGGGGCGGCGAACGGGGACCGGAGGCGGCGCGCGGACAGGCCCGCACCGGATGCGCCCGCTCCGCCGGCAGGGACGCCGAGCGCGGGGGCACGGCCCGCGAACGCAGCGGAGGCACGTCCTCCCCGGCCGGCGCGGAAGAAGACGGCACGGAGCCTGAGCGCGGGGGCACGGCCCACGAACGCAGCAGAGGCGACGGCTCGTTCGTCTCCGCCCGTACGGAAGAAGAAGTCACCACGGGGCTGAGGGCCCCGGCCCAGGAGCTGCGCTCGCGCGTCCCTGGCGGTCTGCACCCAGGAAGCCGCCCCCTGACGCAAGGTGGCTCACTGTCGGCCGCGGACGCGCCCACCTTCCGACGCTCGTCCTGCCGCGTCGACACAACGGACTGGACGCCACGGGGCACACCGTGGGGTCCTCTCTTCCGGAACGGACACACCGGAAGGCGGTGCCGCGTGGATGGCTTGAAGACGAGGGTGCCTCGCGCGTTTCTCCTCTTCCTGGCGCTCAGCCTCGGCGCTTGCGCCACCGCGCGCTCCCCGCTGCCCCGCAGGGAGACCGCGGCGCTGCGCTACAACGTCACGTACACGCGCGAGCCCGGGCGGGGACTGGACGTGGAGATCGTCCTCCTGCCGTCGTCCCCGCGCGACTTCCTCTTCCGACAGCCGCAGCGCGTGGACACCGTCTGGGCCCTGGGCGAGGGTGGCTCCGCCCACCCGCTGCGCCTGCGCGACGGCGAGGTCCGCGTGCCCCCGGGCACCCGCTTCCTGCGCTACCACTATCCGCTGGAGTCCCGCTCGCGCGGCGGTGAGCGCTCCTTCTTCTCCGGCACCGGGGAGGGGGATGCGTGGCACGTGGCCGGCCGTGCGTACCTCCTGCGCCCGCGCGTGGTGGCGCCCGAGCTGCGCGTGGAGTTCACGGTGTCGGGCACGGACGCGCTCCTGCCCTGGCTCCCGGACGACGCGGGCGTCTACCACCTGCGCGGCGAGGACCTGGTCGACTCGGGCTTCCATGGCTTCGGCGGCCGGCGGTGCGAAGCGCGCGTGGACACCTCCGTGCTGGAGGTCGCGCTGCTGGGCCGCTTCACGCACCTGTCGGACGCGGACGTCTGCGCGTGGCTCGCCCAGGCCGCGCGCGAGGTGAGCACCGTGCGCAGGGCGTTCCCGCACCCGCGCATCACCGTGCGCGTCGTGCCCGTGCCCGGCGCGGATGAGCCCGCCCTCTTCGGCATGGTCCAGTGGAGCTCACCCCCCAGCATCTCCATCCTCGTGGGCCAGGACACCACCGCCGCGTCCTTCACCGGGGACTGGATCGCCGTCCATGAAATGCTGCACCTGACGCACCCCACGCTGATGCCGCGCGTGGCGTGGCTCACCGAAGGGCTGGCCACCTACTACACGGAGCTCGCCCGAGCCCGCTCCGGACGCCAGACGGCGCGACAGGCGTGGCAGGAGCTGACGGACGGCTTCGCCCGGGGCCAGGCCGCCGCGGGCTCGCGCACCATGGCGGAGGTCGTCGCGCTCGACGGCGACTGGCAGGGCGTCTACTGGGCGGGCGCCCTGTTCGCCCTGCGGCTGGACGTGGAGCTGCGACGCGTGACGCAGGGGCGCGCACGGCTGGAGGACGTGCTGGAGCTGCTGGCCACTCGGGGCCCCACGTCCTCGCTCGCCGGCTTCGGTGCCGCCGTGGACACCGTCGCGGGCGAGCCCCTCTTCGACGGATTGCTGGACCACCAACTGTCGGCTCCGGCTTTCTCCGACCTGGGAAGTTTGTTAGATCGCCTCGGCGTCCGGATTGACCCGGGGGGCGTCAAGCTCCAAGCTGCCCCGGACAGTCGGTTGCGTGAATCGGTGGACGGTGGACGGCCCTCGGATGACGCGGGGTGAACACCTGGAAAAGGGCGGGGCTGTAACCGCTCCCACGGGTGTCGCGTATCGCATGCATCCGCGAGCTCCGCGGCTTCCGTAGATGAGGCCTCCGGCATCAGGCGCGCTGAAGCGCTGCCGCTCAAGGTGGACGTCACCGTCGACGCCTGGGGCTCCACGCAAGTTCAAGCCGTAAGCGCTTTCACCGTAGTCACACCCCCGCGGTACGAAAGGAAGCAACACATGAACGTCAAGGCTCTGGCAGCGGTTGTCGGCACCCTCTCCCTCGGCGCGCTGGCCACCGGCTGTGCCTCCACGAAGGGCGCGGAAGGCACCCAGGCCGCTTCGTCGGAGAAGGCCGCCGAGGCCAACTGCAGCGCGACGCCGGCCGAGGCGAAGGGCGCCGAGGGCAGCTGCAGCGGCACGGCGGCCCCCGCCGCCACCACGCCGGAGAAGGGCGCCGAGCACAGCTGCGGCGCGGGTTCCTGCGGCGGCAAGAAGTAGGCATCCCCGACGGAGGGCCCGGCAGCCGGGTCCCTCCTTCGCTCGCGGGCGGTGGGAAGACTCCTTCCTGCCGCCCGTGTTGTTTCCACCCCATCCGAAGGCTTGTGTCCAGGAGGCCGCGCGCATGTCCCCCCGCTACTCACACCGCCATGGATTGAAGCCGCTGGGGGCGGGCATCGGGCTGCGCCGCGACTTCTATGAAGCGCTGCCGCGCACGTCCCGGCGGTTGGACTGGGTGGAGATCATCCCGGAGAACTTCCTGTCGCTGGGCGGCCGTTCCCAGCGCGCCCTGGATGCGTGCCGCGAGCGCTGGACGCTGCTGCCGCACGGCGTGGGGCTGAACATCGGCGGGCCGGATGCGCTGGATGACGACTACGTCACCCGCCTGGCCGCGCTGGTGAAGCGCCTGGACGCGCCGTTCTTCTCCGACCACCTGTGCTACTCGCGCCTGGGCGGGGTGCACCTGCACGACCTCCTGCCGCTGCCCTTCACGGAGGAGGCGGTGGAGCACGTGGTGCCGCGCGTGCGGGAGGTGATGGCGCGCGTGGAGCGCCCCTTCCTGCTGGAGAACCCCAGCTACTACGCGGCCATGCCGGGCGGCACGCTCCAGGAGGCGGACTTCCTGCGCCAGGTGCTGGAGGCCGCGGACTGCGGGCTGCTCCTGGACGTGAACAACGTCTGGGTCAACGCGAAGAACCACGGCTACGACCCGCGCGCCTTCGTGGACGCGCTGCCCCTGGAGCGCGTGGTGCAGGTGCACCTGGCCGGCCATGACGTGGGGGAGAAGGTCCTCATCGACACGCACGGCGACCGCGTCTGCGACGACGTGTGGGCGCTGTACCGCTACACGCTGGAGCGCACCGGCCCGGTGTCCACGCTCATCGAATGGGACCAGGCCATCCCGTCGCTGGACGCCGTCCTGGACGAAGCGGACCTGGCGCGGAGCGCGCTGGCGGAGGCGCCGCGATGAAGCCGGGGTTGAAGCACTTCTTCGACAGCATGGACGCGTACCTCGCGGGGCCACCCGGCGCGGAGGGCCTGTCGAAGCTGTCCGCGTCGCACCCGGGCTGGGACGTCGCGCCGGAGCGGATGGCGCTCTATGGCCAGTTCGTGCGCGGCCACGTGCGCTCCACGCTGGAGAAGCTCTTCCCGTTCACGCGCAGGGCGGTGACGGGGGAGGCGTGGGACGCGCTGGTGGAGGGCTACACGCGCACGCGGCCCGGCAGGCACTACGAGCTCAACCGGCTGGGTGAAGGCTTCGCGCCCTTCGTCGCGGACGCCACCGAGGCGCGGGGGCTGCCCCCGTTCCTGCCCGCGCTCGCGCGCTTCGAGTGGACGGACTTCGCGGTGTTCGCCTCCGAGGAGATCATCCCCGAGCGCGTGGAGCACCTGACGCCCAACCCCACGCTCGCGGTGCTGGAGCAGCCCTTCCAGCTCTGCGCGTTCATGCGCTCACAGGACCGGGGGGCGGCGCCCGCGGCCGGTGACGAGCTGGCGCTCCTGTGGCGCCACCCGGAGCAGTTGGTGACGTACTACATGGCCGCCACGCCGCCCGCGCTGCTGGTGCTGAAGATGGCCGTGGAGGGCCTGTCCGAAGAGGCCGTCGTCCAGGCCACCGGCATGGCCGCCGCGGACGTCCACGCGGAGGTGGTGCGCTTCGCGAAGGACGGGCTGGTGCTGCGGCCCCGGGAGTGAGGCTCGGGGTGCAATCCCGGGGGATTAGGTGGCGTCCGGATCGAGCCGCCCCGGCTTCCCTGCGCGGGAGCTCCCCCGGTCCTGGCTGTAGTCGGGGGCGCTGCCAGACTTTGAACCCCGCCCTTCCTGCACGTCATGCACCGGGGTCGCCTCGCCTCCGGCGGGTTTCAGGAGCAGCTCGGAGAGCTTTTCCTTCAGCTCCTCGATGCGTTTGCCCAGTTGGCGGAAGTTCTCCAGCCGGAAGGTGTTTCCCAGCCAGAGGTACGGCGGATCCGTGACCGTCTTGGGCTTCTGTCCCGAATCCCCATTGCCCAGCGAGAGGTTCTTCGCGCACTTCGCCGGCTCCGGGGGGGGCGTGCCGAAGCCGCCAAGGTCGCCGATGGAATCGCAGCCAGGTCCGGGTGATTCCGGGGGACTCAGCTCGAAGGTGGACCGCGACGCGTCGCGCCCCGCGCGGGCAGCGGCCTCCCGCAGGCCCGCACCCAGCTCCGGCTGGACGGGCACCGGGGCCTTGGGCCGGGGGAGGGGCGGCGGCGGCGGCGTGAAGCGGATGGGGGAGGACATGGGGACTCTCCGGAGTTCTAGGTTGTTCTTATTGTCCAAGAATGCAGGATTGAAGTTGCTGCGCGTCTCCTACGGCGGGGCGCGGCCCTGTCTCCAACGCAGGACCGCCTGGGCCAGCTCGGCGGTGGGCTCGCCCCCTTCGGTGAAGGCCGCGAGCGCGGTGTCCGCCAACGCGAGCGCCTGGGCCCGCTCCGTCCCCGCGTCCCACAGCGCGCGGGCGAGCTCGAACTGGAGCTGGCCCTGCCGCTCCGGGCTCCAGCCCAGGGGGCGGATGATGGCCAGCGCGCGCTCCGCGGCGACGCGGGCGCGCTGGGGCTCCTTCATCGCCAGGTAGGTCCGGGCCAGCTCCGTCAGGCTGGAGACGAGCCAGGGGTGCTCCGCGCCGTCCTCGGCCTCCTTCAGCGCGAGCATCGCCTCCAGCTCGGCGCGGGCCTCCCGCGTCCGGCCCAGCTTCCGCAGGACGACCGCGCGCTCCTCGCGCATGCGCACGGTGTCGAAGTGGGTGGGCCCCTTGCGCCGCTGCTGGAGGGCATGCGCGCGCGTGAAGCCCTGGAGGGCCGCGTCCAGGTGCCCCTGGCGCTCCTCCATCCGGGCCAGGAACTCCAGTGACTGGGCATACTCTTCGTGGTCCGTGCCGTGGGTCTGCCCGGTCCGCGCCAGGACGTCCTCGTGGTAGCGCCGCGCCTCGTCCCACTGGCCCAGGTCCTCGTGGAGCCGTCCCAGGTCGTTCTGGAGGCGCAGCGTGTCCAGGTGCGTCTCTCCCAATGCGGTCCGTCGCAGCTCCAGGGCCTGGAGGTAGAGGGGCAGGGTCGTCTTGAGCCCCTCCAGGGCGCGCCGTGCGTCGGCCAGGACGATGAGGGTGCTGGCGACGGAGGGGTGGTGCGGGCCCAGTTGCCGCTGCTGGACGGCGATCGCCCGCTCGTACATCCGCAGCGCCTCACGCGGGTGGCCCTGCCGCTTGCGCACCATGGCGAGGTTCGTCAGCACCCTGGCGGTGTCCAGGTGGTCGGGACCCAGGAGGCGCTCGCGGATGGCGAGTGAGCGCTCATAGTGTTCGCTCGCCTGGGGCAGCAGCCCCAGGCCGAAGTGCACGGCGCCCAGGTGGTTCTCCAGCCTGGAGGCGAGCTCCTCCTCCGGCCCGGAGCGCTCCAGCAGGGCCCGCGCCTGGGCGGCCATGTCCAGGCCGCGCTCCTCGTCCGCCAGCTCGAAGCCGGTGATGAACACCAGCTCCGTCGCCGCCTTCAAGGCCTGCAGGTCGTGCCGGCCGGCCAGGGCCGCGCGCATGGCGTCGGTGAAGCTGCGCTGGGCATCCTCGTATCGCGCCAGCTCGTACTCCAACGCGCCCTGTTCATGGAGCGCCTCCGCCTCCAGCGGCCGGTAGCCCAGCTCGCGCGCCACCGCCAGCGCCGCCCGCGCCTCCTCCAGCCCCTGCGCGTAGCGCCCCGTTCCCAGCAGCACCCGGGCGCGCCCCAGCCGCGTGCGCGCGCCCTCCAGCTTCTCGGCCACGCCGGGCCCTTCCGGCGGGGGCACCACGGCGAGGAGGGACTCCACGCGGGCGCACTCCGACACGCGCGGCAGCTTCTGGGACGCCTCCGCGGCCTTCTCCACGAGCGGCGGGTCCGCGTGCTCCATCACGTCCGCGAACACCCCCAGGGACTCCAGGCGCGAATCCAGACATGCCATGCGCAGCGCGAGCACCGACTCCGGCTGCTCCTGCCGCACGCGCGTGGCCTGACACGTCTGGGTGTAGCCCAGCTCCCAGGCGCGCGCGTAGTCGGTGAGGTTGCGCGCCACCGCGTCCGCGGCCTCCGCGGCCAGCGGACTGCCGGTGGCGAGCAGGGCCTGCTTCACCTTCGCGCTTCGGGCCTCGTTCCACACGGAGGCTGTCCGCTCGGGCGCGCCCGCGCAGGGGTTGGACGCGCCGCGAAGCACCAGCATCACCGTCAGGGCAGCCATCGCCGTGAGCACACCCGTGCCCATGGCGAGCTGGGCGCGACGGCGGGTCGGATCCCTCGCCAGGGCGTCCAGGAGCGCGTCCATGGATGGGTAGCGCTCCGCGGGCGCGACGCTCAACCCGCGCAGCACCGTCCGGCGCACCCACGCGGGCACCCGCACTTCCGAAGAGGGGCTCTGCACGCGCGCGAAGTCCGGCGGCTGCCCCCTGGCGAAGGGGCGGATGCCGAAGAGGGCCTCGTACAGCGCGACGCAGAAGCTGAACTGGTCGCCTCGCGCGTCGGTGGGCTCCCCCCTCCACTGCTCGGGTGGCATGTACGCGGGCGTGCCCATGAGCGAGCCCGTGCGCGTGAGGGCCACGGGCTCCGACGACGGCGTCATGCTGTCCGGGAGCGTGTCGGGAGGCAGGGCCGTCGTGCCCTCCGGCAGCCGGGCCAGCCCGAAGTCCGTCACCCGCACGCGGCCCTGGCCATCCACCAGCACGTTGTCCGGCTTGAAGTCGCGGTGGATGAGGTGCGCGGCGTGCGCGGCCGCCAGCCCCTGTCCCGCCTGCCGGTACGCGGCCAGCACCTCCTGCCATGGACGTGGCCGCTCCTTCTGCCACTGGCGCAGCGTGCGGCCTTCCACGAACTCCATCGCCATGAACAGCCGGCCGTTCACCGTGCCCACGTCGAAGACGGTGATGACCTGCGGATGGGACAGCCGCGCCACCGCCTGGGCCTCGCGCAGAAGCCGCTGCTCCAGCTCCTGCGCGCCGTCGCCCCGGAGCGAGCGCACCAGCTTGAGCGCCACCTTGCGGTCGAGCTGCGGATCATACGCGCTCAGCACCACGCCCATTCCGCCGGAGCCCACCCGGTCGATGACGACGTAGCGGCCCAGCACGGTGCCGCGCCGGACCGCGTCGTCCTGTGCCTGGGCCCTCCCGGTGTCGGGGCGCTCGGGTCGCGCGTCGTCGGGCAGGGTGGAGGGCTCGCCGCCCCGCGCCGCCTCGCCCACCAGCGCGAGGCACGCCGAGCACGCATCCAGGTGCGCCTCCACGGCGCGGGACTCCTCGGCTCCGAGCGAGCGCGCGCAGTAGGCGAGGAGGGTGTTCTCGTCGGGGCAGTTCATGGCGGCTCAGCGCAGCAGGTGCCGCACGCTCAGGTCCAACCCACTCAGCAACGAGTGCGCCAGACTGTGCAGTTCCGATTCTTCGACGTTCAGGCGGCGTCGCAGCTCCGCGTGCGTGCGCTCGGCCAGGGTGTCGCGCGCCGCCTTGAGCCAGCGCGTCATGGTGGCGCGGCTCACGCCGTGCACCTTCCCGATGTCCTCCACGCCCACGTTCTCCACCAGGTGCAGCCGCAGGAAGGTGCGCTGCCGGGGCTCCAGCGACGCGAGCGCCGCCGCGATGGACGCCTCGATGTCCGCGTGGTGCCGGTGCTTGAGCGCCGCGAAGGACGCGTCCTCCGGAGGCATGAGCGCGGGGATGAGCGCCTCCGCGGGCCGCTGGGCGCGCTCGCGCAGCTCCGTCATCGCCAGCCGCAGCGCGACGGTGCGCACCCACGCCTCCAGGGGGCCGCGGCCGTCGTACTCCGCCACGCGGGGCGGCCCGTCGGGCCGGGCGAGGAGCAGCCGCTCGCGCAGCCGTTGCAGCGCTTCGTCCACCACGTCCGGCGCCAGGCCCCGCCGCGCAAGGGCGTGGCGCGCGGCGGGGAGGTGCTGGCGCTCGAAGTGGGCGAGCGCCGAGGGCAGTCCCTTCGCGCACGCGCACGCGAGGTACAGGTCCTC is part of the Corallococcus soli genome and harbors:
- a CDS encoding sigma-70 family RNA polymerase sigma factor; translated protein: MEPPVPADDRYLRARAAWPGVTLAREDFLAHLAARASGAGGTPGTHLEDLYLACACAKGLPSALAHFERQHLPAARHALARRGLAPDVVDEALQRLRERLLLARPDGPPRVAEYDGRGPLEAWVRTVALRLAMTELRERAQRPAEALIPALMPPEDASFAALKHRHHADIEASIAAALASLEPRQRTFLRLHLVENVGVEDIGKVHGVSRATMTRWLKAARDTLAERTHAELRRRLNVEESELHSLAHSLLSGLDLSVRHLLR
- a CDS encoding HvfC/BufC N-terminal domain-containing protein, whose amino-acid sequence is MKPGLKHFFDSMDAYLAGPPGAEGLSKLSASHPGWDVAPERMALYGQFVRGHVRSTLEKLFPFTRRAVTGEAWDALVEGYTRTRPGRHYELNRLGEGFAPFVADATEARGLPPFLPALARFEWTDFAVFASEEIIPERVEHLTPNPTLAVLEQPFQLCAFMRSQDRGAAPAAGDELALLWRHPEQLVTYYMAATPPALLVLKMAVEGLSEEAVVQATGMAAADVHAEVVRFAKDGLVLRPRE
- a CDS encoding TetR/AcrR family transcriptional regulator, which codes for MRYTAEHKQATHTRILAAAEKLFRAEGFSGASVERVMRAAGLTVGGFYAHFASKESLLAETLRAFMEERKRRWLAGLEGLRGPAFLDHFARRYLSLYNRDTGQTSCMMPSLLSDLTRAPPEVQAAFSQGLDELVDAAQGQLPAREGATPRQQMLATVALCFGAMTLARATGSHAVSAELLDAARALLLAGAPVEEAGAANGDRRRRADRPAPDAPAPPAGTPSAGARPANAAEARPPRPARKKTARSLSAGARPTNAAEATARSSPPVRKKKSPRG
- a CDS encoding tetratricopeptide repeat protein is translated as MNCPDENTLLAYCARSLGAEESRAVEAHLDACSACLALVGEAARGGEPSTLPDDARPERPDTGRAQAQDDAVRRGTVLGRYVVIDRVGSGGMGVVLSAYDPQLDRKVALKLVRSLRGDGAQELEQRLLREAQAVARLSHPQVITVFDVGTVNGRLFMAMEFVEGRTLRQWQKERPRPWQEVLAAYRQAGQGLAAAHAAHLIHRDFKPDNVLVDGQGRVRVTDFGLARLPEGTTALPPDTLPDSMTPSSEPVALTRTGSLMGTPAYMPPEQWRGEPTDARGDQFSFCVALYEALFGIRPFARGQPPDFARVQSPSSEVRVPAWVRRTVLRGLSVAPAERYPSMDALLDALARDPTRRRAQLAMGTGVLTAMAALTVMLVLRGASNPCAGAPERTASVWNEARSAKVKQALLATGSPLAAEAADAVARNLTDYARAWELGYTQTCQATRVRQEQPESVLALRMACLDSRLESLGVFADVMEHADPPLVEKAAEASQKLPRVSECARVESLLAVVPPPEGPGVAEKLEGARTRLGRARVLLGTGRYAQGLEEARAALAVARELGYRPLEAEALHEQGALEYELARYEDAQRSFTDAMRAALAGRHDLQALKAATELVFITGFELADEERGLDMAAQARALLERSGPEEELASRLENHLGAVHFGLGLLPQASEHYERSLAIRERLLGPDHLDTARVLTNLAMVRKRQGHPREALRMYERAIAVQQRQLGPHHPSVASTLIVLADARRALEGLKTTLPLYLQALELRRTALGETHLDTLRLQNDLGRLHEDLGQWDEARRYHEDVLARTGQTHGTDHEEYAQSLEFLARMEERQGHLDAALQGFTRAHALQQRRKGPTHFDTVRMREERAVVLRKLGRTREARAELEAMLALKEAEDGAEHPWLVSSLTELARTYLAMKEPQRARVAAERALAIIRPLGWSPERQGQLQFELARALWDAGTERAQALALADTALAAFTEGGEPTAELAQAVLRWRQGRAPP
- the bufB gene encoding MNIO family bufferin maturase, which codes for MSPRYSHRHGLKPLGAGIGLRRDFYEALPRTSRRLDWVEIIPENFLSLGGRSQRALDACRERWTLLPHGVGLNIGGPDALDDDYVTRLAALVKRLDAPFFSDHLCYSRLGGVHLHDLLPLPFTEEAVEHVVPRVREVMARVERPFLLENPSYYAAMPGGTLQEADFLRQVLEAADCGLLLDVNNVWVNAKNHGYDPRAFVDALPLERVVQVHLAGHDVGEKVLIDTHGDRVCDDVWALYRYTLERTGPVSTLIEWDQAIPSLDAVLDEADLARSALAEAPR